The proteins below come from a single Papaver somniferum cultivar HN1 chromosome 11, ASM357369v1, whole genome shotgun sequence genomic window:
- the LOC113324898 gene encoding uncharacterized protein LOC113324898 yields MSHFQALYGYVPPHMAFPTSSTTSIAVVETYLKEGAQKKDLLKESLHGAQKMMKLHADTTRVERSFNAGDLVYLKLQPYRQASVTVRRNFKLYAKYYGPFPILQKIGPVAYKIELPSHSRIHPVLYVSQLKKHIGTQLIPSLTMPVVGLHGDIIMVPERVLQQRTVLIGSKLIRQVLIQWTNSSPENATWEAITNIRTHYPRFILEDKDPAQGEAMLYT; encoded by the coding sequence ATGTCCCATTTTCAAGCTCTCTATGGCTATGTACCACCTCACATGGCATTtcctacttcttccaccacatcTATAGCAGTTGTTGAAACTTATCTTAAAGAAGGAGCTCAAAAGAAGGACCTACTTAAGGAGTCACTCCACGGAGCTCAAAAGATGATGAAGTTGCATGCAGACACCACTAGAGTTGAAAGATCCTTCAATGCGGGTGATCTGGTGTACCTTAAACTGCAACCTTACAGGCAGGCATCTGTAACAGTTAGAAGAAATTTTAAGCTTTATGCAAAATATTATGGACCCTTTCCTATACTGCAGAAAATTGGTCCAGTAGCTTACAAGATTGAGTTACCTTCTCATTCACGGATACACCCAGTACTCTATGTCTCTCAACTGAAAAAACACATTGGTACTCAGCTTATTCCTTCTCTTACTATGCCAGTGGTGGGTCTTCATGGTGATATCATTATGGTTCCTGAAAGAGTGTTGCAGCAGAGGACTGTGCTGATTGGCAGCAAATTGATACGCCAGGTCCTAATCCAGTGGACCAATTCATCACCAGAGAATGCTACTTGGGAGGCCATCACCAATATCAGAACACACTATCCAagattcatccttgaggacaaggatcctGCTCAGGGGGAGGCAATGTTGTATACTTAA